The Streptococcus mitis genomic sequence AACTCTTACGCAATCTAGCGGATGAAGCTGGTATACCGAAAACGCTTGATACTGCTGATTTAGCAGGTATCAAGACACACGAATACTGCACCAATAACCAACCTGACAACAACTCAGATCATGTTGACCCTTATCCTTATCTTGCCAAATGGGGTATTAGTCGTGAGCAATTCAAGCAGGATATTGAAAACGGCTTGACCATTGAAGCAGGATGGCAACAGAACGATACTGGCACCTGGTATGTACACTCAGACGGTTCTTATCCAAAAGATAAGTTTGAGAAAGTCAATGGTACTTGGTATTACTTTGACGGTTCAGGCTATATGCTTGCAGACCGCTGGAAGAAGCACATAGACGGCAACTGGTACTGGTTTGACCAGTCAGGCGAAATGGCTACAGGATGGAAGAAAATCGCTGAGAAGTGGTACTATTTCGATGGAGAAGGTGCTATGAAAACAGGCTGGATCAAATACAAGGAGACTTGGTACTATCTTGATAGTCAAAATGGGGACATGGTTTCCAATGCCTTTGTCAAATCAAATGATGGCTGGTATTACCTTAAAGAGGATGGCACGATAGCAGAAAAACCAGAATTTACAGTCGAGCCTGAAGGTTTGATAACAGTAAAATAATAATGGAATGTCTTTCAAAGCAGAAAAGCGCATATTATTAGGTCTTGAAAAGCCTTAATCCTCAATTATTCCTATCTCACACTAACGAACTAAACAATTCAAAAATCACCAGAAAAGCTAGTTGGAATACTGTCCTTCTGGTGATTTTTATTTTGAAACTTTTTATCTTTCCTCTTTGTGCTATTTTTCTCTCATTTCACAAACATTTCATATTTGAGTTTTATAATAAGATATAGCTTTCCAGTTTTTACTATACTTTGACATTCAAACATGTTATACTATGACTATCAAAGTAAATGAAAGGGGTTACGAACATGACGCCGGAATAAATGTACTTGACAGATCGATTGGACGTACAGATAGCTCATTTTTTAAAGAAAAGCGTTCAACATCGTAGACGCTATAAGGTATTAAAAATAACAGAAATCGTGGCAGGTTTTCTCATAGCTGTCTTTTGTGCTATTCCTATGCCAGGTGATCGCTACCGTTTGATTTCGG encodes the following:
- a CDS encoding N-acetylmuramoyl-L-alanine amidase family protein produces the protein MEIDVSKLRTDLPQVGVQPYRQVHAHSTGNRNSTVQNEADYHYRKDPELGFFSHVVGNGRVMQVGPVDNGAWDVGGGWNAEGYAQVELIESHESKEEFLIDYRLYIELLRNLADEAGIPKTLDTADLAGIKTHEYCTNNQPDNNSDHVDPYPYLAKWGISREQFKQDIENGLTIEAGWQQNDTGTWYVHSDGSYPKDKFEKVNGTWYYFDGSGYMLADRWKKHIDGNWYWFDQSGEMATGWKKIAEKWYYFDGEGAMKTGWIKYKETWYYLDSQNGDMVSNAFVKSNDGWYYLKEDGTIAEKPEFTVEPEGLITVK